The sequence AAGAGATCCATTGGGATTTTGTCCGTCTGGCTCTGGCAAGTGTGGCCAAGCTGGCGGTGGTACCGGTGCAGGATTATCTGGGCCTTAGCGCGGAGGCCAGGATCAATGTGCCTTCCACCCTGGGGAAAAACTGGAGATGGCGTATGGTTTCTGGGGAAATAACAGAAGAGATTGTGGAAAAATGCAGAAAAATTGCCAGGCTATACGGCAGGGCATGAGGAAAGGAGATGAGTATTTCTGATGGACTCCATTAATATAAAGGATATAGCCAGATTGTGCGGGGTGGGGGTGAGTACCGTATCCCGGGCCATCAATAACCATCCGGATATCAATCCAGAGACAAAGAATATGATCATGCAGGTGATTAAGGAAAACAACTATATTCCCAATAACAGCGCGCGGAATTTAAAACGTACCGATTCCAGGGCCATCGCGGTGCTGATCAAAGGGATCGGCAATCCCTTTTTCAGCAAGATGATCCGTATCTTCGAGGAGGAGATCCAGAAAAAGAAATACTCATTCATCCTGCAGAGGGTCGATGAGCAGGAGGATGAGGTTGATGTGGCTTTGGAACTGATCAAGGAAAAGAAGCCAAGGGGAATCGTGTTCCTTGGAGGATACTTTTCCCACAGCAGAGAAGAGCTGGAACAGCTAACCGTTCCTTATGTGTTAAGTACCATCGGAATGACAGAGTACTTAGGTGAATCTCCTGATTTTTCCTGCGTATCCGTAGATGACTACGCGGAAAGCTACAAAATGACGGATTACTTATGTAAACTAGGACATGAAAAAATCCTTATCCTGACTGCTCCTTCTGATGATGAGAGCATCGGCCGCCTTCGTTTGGAAGGATACAAAAAGGCTCTTTTAGATAACGGCATCACCCCTTCCCCGTCTCTGATCATATTTTCAGAGGAATGCGAGGAATGCTATACCATGGAAAACGGGTACCGGATGATGAACCGTATTTTGAATGAAAAACCGGAATTTACCGCTGTTTATGCGATCTCAGACAGCATTGCCATCGGCGCCTGCAAAGCCATCTTTGAGCATGGCATGCGGATACCGGAAGATTATTGTATAGCCGGCTATGACGGCCTTGATATTGCCCGCTATTATAACCCGTCCATCACCACCATCCGCCAGCCGGTGGAAGAGATGGCAAAGGCTACTATAAAGATCTTATTCGATGTGATTAAGAACAAGGCAGAGCATCAGAAAAAGGTTTTTAAGGCCGAACTGGTAGAAGGAGAGTCTACAAGAAAAGTTAAATAATTTCCCATGTCAATAAGCAGTCCCTCTGGATCAAATGCAAGATTATGAGTAAATCTGTCAATTGTGCTGCATTTTTACTTATTATTTGATATAATTTTATTATATCTCACATTTGATCAAGGAGGGATTTTCCATGCCTGATACCATGTTTTTCAGTCTCCTGTTAAATATTGGCCTCCTGGTGCTCATTGCCACTATGCTGACCAAAATACCCATCGTACGCAGCATGCTTTTGTACGATAAAAATTCTGCCGGCTGCACAGTATCCCTGGCAGTTATATTCGGTCTCGTCAGCATTATTTCCACCTATACGGGTGTGCACGAACAGGGAGCCATCGTTAACACCCGTGTGATCGGCGTATTAGCGGCCGGCCTGTTAGGAGGCCCATGGGTCGGTATGGGGGCGGCCCTGATCGGAGGGCTGCACCGTTATTTTTTTGATATCGGCGGCTTTACTGCCGTATCCTGTGCCGTATCTACCTTCATGGAAGGCCTTGCAGGGTGTATTTTCTCCCGCCGTTTCAAAATGGGAAAAATAGACAGCTCCGGAATCTTTCTGCTTACCGCGATTGTCGAAACGGGACAAATGGCAATTATTCTCCTGATCTCAAGGCCTTTTCCGGCGGCCATACAGCTGGTGAAGGTGATCGCATTTCCAATGATCATCATGAATGCACTGGGCATGATCATCTTTTTAGGAACCTTTAACATGGTATTTATGGAGGAAGACAGCCAGTTTGCCGAAAAAATGCGCCTTGCACTGGGAATTGTGGAGCAGAGCCTGCCCCATCTGCGTAAGGGCTTATACAGCAAAGAGGATATGGAGGCTGCTGCGGAAATCATTTACTGCTCCACGTCCTGTGCCGCCATATTGATCACGGATACCCGGAAGATTCTGGCTATGAAATCCGATACAGGGTTATGCGCCTTAAAAGGAGATTCCATCCTGGCTCCTATTCTCGCCTCTTTACATGACCGGAATTCTACTATTTTTGATTATGCAGAAAAAGATGATCCTTTTTATCCCATAGTAAAAAACCACATGATTGTGGCCGCTCCCCTGATCGAAATGGACCATATCATCGGCAGCCTGACCATGGTGGTCAAAAAGCATTGGCACAGTTCACGATCTGACTTAAGTTTTGCTTCTGAACTGGCCAGGCTTTTCTCCACTCAGCTGGAGCTTTCTTATCTGGAATACCAGAAAAAGCTGCGGCGCAAAGCGGAGTTTAAGGCATTACAGTCCCAGGTTAACCCACATTTTTTATACAATGCGCTCAATACAATTTCTTACGTCAGCCGGGAGAACGCGGACAGGGCAAGGGAACTTCTCCGCTCCCTCTCTACCTACTACCGGCAGACTCTGGAAAATGACCAGTATATGCTGAACCTGCATACGGAACTTTATCACATATCAAGCTATCTGGATCTTGAAAAAGCCAGATTTGAAGAAAAGCTATGTGTGGAAATCAACATTGAGGAGGATTTAAACTGTATGGTTCCCGCCTTTATTCTCCAGCCTCTGGTGGAAAATGCCATCCGTTACGGAGCCGATCAAATGGGAATCCGTCTGGTGTCCATTCATGCCCATGCAGACAGCGACCGGATCGAAATAGCGGTTTCCGACAATGGAACTGGATTTCCCCAGGAGATTCTTACGCGGCTGTATGCAGGGCAGAGCTATGGAGGTGTGGGACTGGAAAATGTCCATAAGCGGTTAATGAGCATCTACGGACAGGAGAACGGACTTCACATTCAAAGCTCAGAAAATGGCTCCAAGGTTTATTTTCTGATCCCCGTGGCAGTTTCAGAATTTAAGTATGTGGAAGAGCTTGCCGCAACCATAAGTCAGAAAAACAATGGAATGGAGGTATCATCATGAAAATTGCAGTGATCGATGACGAGCGTCCTGCCAGAAAAGAGCTGATCCATCAGATTTTGTCCATTCTGCCGGACAGCCTGATTAAAGAGGCCGGCAGCGGAGCATCCGCCCTGGAACTTCTTGAGGACCAGTCCTTTGATCTTCTGTTTTTGGACATTAACTTAAATGACATGGAAGGAACTACCCTGGCATCGGCGGTAAAGCGCATGCTGCCGGAGGCACAGATTGTTTTCGCTACGGCCTACTCCCAATATGCGGTGAAGGCATTTGAACTGGGGGTAAGTAATTATATCCTGAAACCCTTTGATCCGGAAAGGGTACGGCTGGTCCTAGAAAAATGCAGCCGGGATCTGGCCAGTCTGCAAAAAGAAAAGATACCGGCGGAAGACAGGTTCCCGCCTTTTCCAGCCAACCGGATGCCAATCTGCGTGAACCGTACCATCACACTGCTGGACATCAGCCAGATCGTTTATATTGAAACCTGCCTAAGAAGCTGTATCATACATACTGTTTCAAAGGATTACACGGAAAACCAGCTGCTGGGAGAATACGAAAAACGTCTGGTGCCTTACAGCTTCTGCCGTATCCATAAGAGCTATCTGGTCAATTTAAACTACATCGCAGAAATGTTTCCCTGGGCCGGCAACAGTATGGCGGTTAAGATGCAGGGATTTGAACAAAACATCCTTCCTGTAGGCAGAGAAAAAGTCAAACATTTAAGACGGCTCATCGGTATTTAAAATGCTTCCCTCCGGTTTATGACAGCCATTCTGCTTTTTGTGCATTTAGCACTTACGTTCATACAAATATCATTTATTTTTGTACATATTACTGTATAATCGTTGATAGAAATGGTTTTCATAATAGTTTACAGGAGGTATGAATATGATAAGTTTCTTTGTATGTCTGGCATTGCTGATCATCGGATTCTTAACCTACAGCAAGGTGGCCGAAAAGGTTTTCGGCCCGGATGACAGAAAAACCCCTGCTCTGACCATGACAGATGGGAGTGATTATGTACCAATGGGTACACCCAGGATTTTTCTGATCCAGCTTTTAAACATTGCAGGTCTGGGGCCAATTTTCGGTGCTCTGGCCGGAGCATGCTGGGGGCCCAGCGTATTCCTGTGGATCACCCTTGGCACCCTTTTTGGAGGAGGCATCCATGATTATATGGTGGGCATGATGTCCATGCGCCATAAAGGAGCCAGTGTTTCTGAGCTTACGGGTACATACTTGGGAAATACCATGAAGCAGGTCATGCGGGTGTTCTCCGTGATCCTTCTGGTTCTGGTCGGGGTTGCCTTTTCAACCGGTCCCGCAAATCTTTTAGCCATGCTGACACCGGATATACTTGATTCCCGGTTTTGGCTTGCTGTAGTATTGATTTATTATTTTATTGCGACATTTGTCCCTATCGACAAGGTCATCGGCAAGATTTACCCGTTTTTCGGCATTTGTCTGATTGTTATGGCGCTGGGGGTAGGAGGTGCCATTCTTTTTAAAGGTTACCATATTCCTGAAATCACCTTGTCAAACCTTCATCCGTCAGAAACTCCCATCTGGCCGACCATGTTCATATCTGTTGCATGCGGTGCTATTTCCGGCTTTCATGCAACCCAGTCTTCGCTTATGGCACGCTGCCTTACCAATGAAAATGATGGCCGTAAGGTATTTTACGGTGCAATGGTGGCAGAAGGTGTGATCGCCCTGATCTGGGCGGCTGCAGGTGTTGCATTTTACGACGGTACCGGTGGTCTTTTAACTGCACTGGGAAACGGACAATCCAGCGTGGTCTATGAAATCTGCTTCAAACTTTTGGGGCCTGTGGGTGCGGTCATCGCCATGATCGGAGTCATTGCCTGTCCCATTTCTTCAGCAGATACCGCTTATAGAAGTGCCAGGCTGACGCTGGCCGACTGGTTCCAGATGGACCAGAAGCCTGTTAAAAACCGGCTGATTCTTACCATTCCTCTTCTGGCAGTCGGCTCCGTTCTTACTCAGTTTGATGTACAGATTGTATGGAGGTACTTCTCCTGGAGCAACCAGACCCTGGCCATGATTGCGCTCTGGTCCGCAAGCGTATATTTATACCAGAGGAAACGTTTTTACTGGATCACAGTACTTCCGGCAACTTTTATGTCCGCAGTATCCTTCACTTACATTCTGATCGCGAAAGAAGGGTTCCAGCTTTCCACCGGCATTGCTTATCCGGCAGGCATCCTGTTTGCAGCGGTATGCTTTGGAGTATTCGTTTATACCTGTATTCTTGGCAAAGGCAAAGATACTTCCAATGCCTCAGAAGAGGAAAAGGCCACGGCATAATCTTTTAAGGGGTTAGAGAATTAAAAATTCCATATGAGCTTATTTAAGAGCAGAGAAATTTGCATCTTGAATAAGCTCTCTTTTTAATGTTAAGTAGAAAGACGCCAGATAGCCCTCTTATAACGTACCCTTTCTTCTGTTGATTTATAAATTTTAAACATTATCATAAAATAATTAAATTATACATACATGTGTTTTTATGGTACATTAAAGTTACTTAGAAATCCGTACCTATTGGTATACGTTTTCCGGAAGATCAATGATATTGCAGAAAGGACTTAACGTTAGTATGGAAAAGGCAAATATAAAATATGGTGCCTTTGTGCAGATATTGAGAGAAGAGCTTATTCCTGCCA is a genomic window of Lacrimispora sphenoides containing:
- a CDS encoding LytS/YhcK type 5TM receptor domain-containing protein, translating into MPDTMFFSLLLNIGLLVLIATMLTKIPIVRSMLLYDKNSAGCTVSLAVIFGLVSIISTYTGVHEQGAIVNTRVIGVLAAGLLGGPWVGMGAALIGGLHRYFFDIGGFTAVSCAVSTFMEGLAGCIFSRRFKMGKIDSSGIFLLTAIVETGQMAIILLISRPFPAAIQLVKVIAFPMIIMNALGMIIFLGTFNMVFMEEDSQFAEKMRLALGIVEQSLPHLRKGLYSKEDMEAAAEIIYCSTSCAAILITDTRKILAMKSDTGLCALKGDSILAPILASLHDRNSTIFDYAEKDDPFYPIVKNHMIVAAPLIEMDHIIGSLTMVVKKHWHSSRSDLSFASELARLFSTQLELSYLEYQKKLRRKAEFKALQSQVNPHFLYNALNTISYVSRENADRARELLRSLSTYYRQTLENDQYMLNLHTELYHISSYLDLEKARFEEKLCVEINIEEDLNCMVPAFILQPLVENAIRYGADQMGIRLVSIHAHADSDRIEIAVSDNGTGFPQEILTRLYAGQSYGGVGLENVHKRLMSIYGQENGLHIQSSENGSKVYFLIPVAVSEFKYVEELAATISQKNNGMEVSS
- a CDS encoding LytR/AlgR family response regulator transcription factor, translating into MKIAVIDDERPARKELIHQILSILPDSLIKEAGSGASALELLEDQSFDLLFLDINLNDMEGTTLASAVKRMLPEAQIVFATAYSQYAVKAFELGVSNYILKPFDPERVRLVLEKCSRDLASLQKEKIPAEDRFPPFPANRMPICVNRTITLLDISQIVYIETCLRSCIIHTVSKDYTENQLLGEYEKRLVPYSFCRIHKSYLVNLNYIAEMFPWAGNSMAVKMQGFEQNILPVGREKVKHLRRLIGI
- a CDS encoding LacI family DNA-binding transcriptional regulator, translating into MDSINIKDIARLCGVGVSTVSRAINNHPDINPETKNMIMQVIKENNYIPNNSARNLKRTDSRAIAVLIKGIGNPFFSKMIRIFEEEIQKKKYSFILQRVDEQEDEVDVALELIKEKKPRGIVFLGGYFSHSREELEQLTVPYVLSTIGMTEYLGESPDFSCVSVDDYAESYKMTDYLCKLGHEKILILTAPSDDESIGRLRLEGYKKALLDNGITPSPSLIIFSEECEECYTMENGYRMMNRILNEKPEFTAVYAISDSIAIGACKAIFEHGMRIPEDYCIAGYDGLDIARYYNPSITTIRQPVEEMAKATIKILFDVIKNKAEHQKKVFKAELVEGESTRKVK
- a CDS encoding carbon starvation CstA family protein translates to MISFFVCLALLIIGFLTYSKVAEKVFGPDDRKTPALTMTDGSDYVPMGTPRIFLIQLLNIAGLGPIFGALAGACWGPSVFLWITLGTLFGGGIHDYMVGMMSMRHKGASVSELTGTYLGNTMKQVMRVFSVILLVLVGVAFSTGPANLLAMLTPDILDSRFWLAVVLIYYFIATFVPIDKVIGKIYPFFGICLIVMALGVGGAILFKGYHIPEITLSNLHPSETPIWPTMFISVACGAISGFHATQSSLMARCLTNENDGRKVFYGAMVAEGVIALIWAAAGVAFYDGTGGLLTALGNGQSSVVYEICFKLLGPVGAVIAMIGVIACPISSADTAYRSARLTLADWFQMDQKPVKNRLILTIPLLAVGSVLTQFDVQIVWRYFSWSNQTLAMIALWSASVYLYQRKRFYWITVLPATFMSAVSFTYILIAKEGFQLSTGIAYPAGILFAAVCFGVFVYTCILGKGKDTSNASEEEKATA